From the Streptomyces sp. KMM 9044 genome, one window contains:
- a CDS encoding iron-containing alcohol dehydrogenase family protein: MPVLTRLIPSPLVVDIRPGALDDLAGVLADERIAQSGRLAVAVSGGSGAGLRERLSPSLPGATWYEVGGGTLDDAVRLAGAIKTGHYDAIVGLGGGKIIDCAKFAAARVGLPLVAVPTNLAHDGLCSPVATLDNDAGRGSYGVPTPIAVVIDLDIIRDAPVRFVRAGIGDAVSNVSAVADWELANRIKGERIDGLAAAMARQAGESVLRHPGGIGGNDFLQVLAEALVLSGIAMSVSGDSRPSSGACHEINHAFDLLYPKRAAAHGEQCGLGAAFAMYLRGAHDESAYMAGVLRRHGLPVLPQEIGFTAEEFVKVVEFAPETRPGRYTILEHLDLKTEQIKDVYADYVKAIGS; encoded by the coding sequence ATGCCAGTACTGACCCGGCTCATCCCCTCCCCGCTCGTCGTCGACATCCGCCCCGGTGCCCTCGACGACCTGGCCGGGGTCCTCGCCGACGAGCGCATCGCCCAGTCGGGGCGCCTCGCCGTCGCCGTCAGCGGCGGCTCCGGCGCCGGGCTGCGCGAGCGGCTCTCCCCGTCACTGCCCGGCGCCACCTGGTACGAGGTCGGCGGCGGCACCCTCGACGACGCGGTCCGGCTGGCCGGCGCCATAAAGACCGGCCACTACGACGCGATCGTCGGACTCGGCGGCGGCAAGATCATCGACTGCGCCAAGTTCGCCGCGGCACGTGTCGGCCTTCCTCTGGTGGCCGTACCGACGAACCTCGCGCACGACGGCCTGTGCTCGCCCGTCGCCACCCTCGACAACGACGCGGGCCGCGGCTCCTACGGCGTGCCGACCCCGATCGCGGTCGTCATCGACCTCGACATCATCCGGGACGCCCCGGTGCGCTTCGTACGCGCCGGAATCGGCGACGCCGTCTCCAACGTCTCCGCCGTCGCGGACTGGGAGCTGGCCAACCGGATCAAGGGTGAGCGGATCGACGGGCTCGCCGCCGCCATGGCCCGGCAGGCCGGCGAATCCGTGCTGCGCCATCCCGGAGGCATCGGCGGCAACGACTTCCTCCAGGTGCTCGCCGAGGCACTGGTCCTCAGCGGCATCGCCATGTCGGTGTCCGGTGACTCGCGGCCGTCCTCCGGGGCCTGCCACGAGATCAACCACGCCTTCGACCTGCTCTACCCCAAGCGGGCCGCCGCCCACGGAGAGCAGTGCGGCCTGGGCGCGGCCTTCGCCATGTACCTGCGCGGCGCGCACGACGAGTCGGCGTACATGGCCGGAGTACTGCGCCGGCACGGACTGCCGGTGCTGCCCCAGGAGATCGGCTTCACGGCGGAGGAGTTCGTCAAAGTCGTCGAATTCGCCCCCGAGACCCGTCCCGGCCGCTACACGATTCTCGAACATCTCGACCTGAAGACCGAACAGATCAAGGACGTCTACGCCGACTATGTCAAGGCCATCGGTAGCTGA
- a CDS encoding phosphocholine cytidylyltransferase family protein → MIGLVLAAGAGRRLRPHTDTLPKALVPVGPAGIEGEPTVLDLTLGNFAEIGLTEAAVIVGYRKEAVYERQAALEQKYGLKLTLIDNDKAEEWNNAYSLWCGRDALKDGVILANGDTVHPVSVENTLLAARGDGKRIILALDTVKSLADEEMKVVVDPGKGMTTITKLMDPAEATGEYIGVTLIEGDAAPALADALKAVWETDPQQFYEHGYQELVNRGFRIDVAPIGDVDWVEIDNHDDLARGREIACQY, encoded by the coding sequence ATGATCGGCCTCGTGCTGGCGGCCGGCGCCGGACGGCGTCTGCGCCCCCACACCGACACCCTGCCCAAGGCGCTGGTGCCGGTGGGGCCCGCGGGTATAGAGGGCGAACCGACGGTCCTGGACCTCACCCTCGGCAATTTCGCCGAGATCGGCCTGACCGAGGCCGCCGTCATCGTCGGCTACCGCAAGGAGGCCGTGTACGAGCGCCAGGCGGCCCTGGAGCAGAAGTACGGGCTCAAGCTCACCCTCATCGACAACGACAAGGCCGAGGAGTGGAACAACGCCTACTCCCTGTGGTGCGGCCGTGACGCACTCAAGGACGGCGTGATCCTCGCCAACGGCGACACCGTGCACCCGGTCTCCGTCGAGAACACGCTGCTCGCCGCCCGCGGCGACGGCAAGAGGATCATCCTCGCCCTCGACACCGTGAAGTCCCTCGCGGACGAGGAGATGAAGGTCGTCGTCGACCCCGGCAAGGGCATGACGACGATCACCAAGCTGATGGACCCCGCCGAGGCCACCGGCGAGTACATCGGCGTCACCCTCATCGAGGGCGACGCCGCCCCCGCGCTGGCCGACGCGCTGAAGGCCGTGTGGGAGACCGACCCCCAGCAGTTCTACGAGCACGGCTACCAGGAACTGGTGAACCGCGGCTTCCGGATCGACGTGGCGCCGATCGGTGACGTCGACTGGGTGGAGATCGACAACCACGACGATCTCGCCCGTGGACGGGAGATCGCATGCCAGTACTGA
- a CDS encoding CDP-alcohol phosphatidyltransferase family protein: MSTAILTGQPVPGSSLEADLRSLGFDVRIASDTAAAEALLAEVPAGQRVAVVDARFVGHEHALRLGLTDPRFPLAAIPGAVTARPAARQALARAMARENTAVSGSAAAQGPASGEPAAGGTPAPAGTTPTGTLADRIVTALSADGSDPHRPDLGSLVATVPDSPQARNEARQAADAVDGEAVRLKSAVKARDGFFTTYCISPYSRYIARWCARRGLTPNQVTTASLITALIAAACAATGTRPGFVAAGVLLLASFVLDCTDGQLARYSLQYSTLGAWLDATFDRAKEYAYYAGLALGAARGGDDVWALALGAMVLQTCRHVVDFSFNEANADSTAATANTSPTAALSDRLDSVGWTVWVRRMIVLPIGERWAMIAVLTALTTPRITFYALLIGCAFAATYTTAGRVLRALTRKARRTDRAARALADLTDTGPLAERLAQALKALARRLPGFTAPAVALLGAAAVTATAALTGFGGPWPVLAALLYVLTSALAVARPLKGPLDWLVPPFLRAAEYGTVLALAAGAEANGVLPAAYGLVAAVAYHHYDTVYRIRGDADAPPPWLVRAIGGHEGRTLAVVVLAALLTASQFAVALTVIAVAVALLVLFESIRFWVAAHRGGAPAVHDEGEPA; encoded by the coding sequence TTGTCGACCGCCATCCTCACCGGCCAGCCGGTTCCGGGTTCGTCGCTCGAGGCGGACCTGCGTTCCCTCGGCTTCGACGTGCGGATCGCGTCCGACACCGCGGCGGCCGAGGCCCTGCTCGCCGAGGTGCCCGCCGGTCAGCGGGTCGCCGTCGTCGACGCCCGGTTCGTGGGCCATGAACACGCGCTGCGTCTCGGCCTCACCGACCCCCGCTTCCCGCTCGCCGCGATCCCCGGGGCCGTCACCGCCCGGCCGGCCGCCCGCCAGGCCCTGGCCCGCGCGATGGCCCGCGAGAACACCGCGGTCTCCGGATCCGCTGCCGCCCAGGGGCCCGCGTCCGGTGAGCCCGCGGCCGGCGGGACCCCGGCGCCCGCCGGAACCACTCCCACCGGTACCCTCGCCGACCGCATCGTCACCGCCCTGAGCGCCGACGGCAGCGATCCGCACCGCCCCGACCTCGGCAGCCTCGTCGCCACCGTCCCCGACAGCCCGCAGGCCCGCAACGAGGCCCGGCAGGCCGCCGACGCCGTCGACGGCGAGGCCGTCCGGCTGAAGTCGGCGGTCAAGGCCCGTGACGGGTTCTTCACCACCTACTGCATCAGCCCGTACTCCCGCTACATCGCCCGCTGGTGCGCCCGGCGCGGCCTGACCCCCAACCAGGTCACCACCGCCTCCCTGATCACCGCGCTCATAGCGGCCGCCTGCGCAGCCACCGGCACCCGCCCGGGCTTCGTCGCCGCCGGTGTCCTGCTCCTCGCCTCCTTCGTGCTGGACTGCACGGACGGCCAGCTCGCCCGCTACTCCCTGCAGTACTCCACCCTCGGCGCCTGGCTCGACGCCACCTTCGACCGCGCCAAGGAGTACGCCTACTACGCGGGCCTCGCCCTCGGCGCGGCCCGCGGCGGCGACGACGTATGGGCCCTCGCCCTCGGCGCGATGGTCCTGCAGACCTGCCGGCACGTCGTGGACTTCTCCTTCAACGAGGCGAACGCGGACAGTACGGCCGCCACCGCCAACACCAGCCCCACCGCCGCCCTCTCCGACAGACTCGACAGCGTCGGCTGGACGGTCTGGGTACGCCGCATGATCGTCCTCCCGATCGGCGAGCGCTGGGCGATGATCGCGGTCCTCACGGCCCTCACGACCCCCCGTATCACCTTCTACGCCCTGCTGATCGGCTGCGCCTTCGCGGCGACGTACACCACGGCCGGCCGCGTCCTGCGCGCCCTGACCCGCAAGGCTCGCAGGACCGACCGCGCCGCGCGCGCCCTCGCGGACCTCACCGACACCGGGCCGCTCGCCGAACGCCTCGCCCAGGCGCTGAAGGCCCTCGCGCGGCGCCTGCCCGGCTTCACCGCCCCTGCCGTCGCCCTGCTCGGCGCCGCCGCCGTCACCGCCACGGCCGCGCTGACCGGCTTCGGCGGACCGTGGCCCGTCCTCGCCGCCCTCCTGTACGTCCTGACCTCCGCCCTGGCCGTCGCCCGCCCCCTCAAGGGCCCTCTCGACTGGCTGGTCCCGCCGTTCCTGCGCGCCGCCGAGTACGGCACCGTCCTGGCACTGGCGGCGGGCGCCGAGGCGAACGGAGTGCTTCCGGCGGCCTACGGCCTGGTGGCCGCCGTCGCCTACCATCACTACGACACGGTCTACCGCATCCGCGGCGACGCGGACGCGCCCCCGCCCTGGCTGGTGCGGGCGATCGGAGGGCACGAAGGACGCACCCTGGCGGTCGTCGTCCTGGCCGCCCTGCTCACCGCCTCGCAGTTCGCCGTCGCGCTCACGGTGATCGCCGTGGCCGTGGCCCTGCTGGTGCTCTTCGAGAGCATCCGCTTCTGGGTGGCCGCCCACCGGGGCGGCGCACCCGCCGTACACGATGAAGGAGAACCCGCATGA
- a CDS encoding cation diffusion facilitator family transporter — protein sequence MGAGHDHGHGASAGGTASAAYRGRLRAALAITLAVMVVEIIGGALAGSLALVADAAHMATDALGLGMALLAIHFANRPPSERRTFGYARAEILAALANCLLLLGVGGYVLYEAVQRFITPAGTEGGLTLVFGAIGLVANMVSLTLLMSGQKESLNVRGAFLEVAADTLGSVAVIVSALVVVATGWMAADPIASLVIAALIVPRTFKLLRETLDVLLEAAPKGVDMTQVRAHILGTQGVEDVHDLHAWTITSGMPVLSAHVVVSSEVLSTIGHEKMLHELQSCLGDHFDVEHCTFQLEPRGHAEHEARLCH from the coding sequence ATGGGGGCTGGGCACGATCACGGGCACGGCGCGTCCGCCGGCGGTACGGCGAGCGCGGCGTACCGCGGCAGGCTGCGGGCGGCGCTGGCGATCACGCTCGCTGTCATGGTCGTCGAGATCATCGGCGGTGCGCTGGCCGGCTCGCTCGCCCTGGTCGCCGACGCGGCTCACATGGCGACGGACGCGCTGGGGCTCGGCATGGCGCTGCTGGCGATCCATTTCGCGAACCGCCCGCCGAGCGAGCGCCGCACCTTCGGTTACGCCCGTGCGGAGATACTCGCCGCGCTCGCGAACTGTCTGCTGCTGCTCGGGGTGGGCGGCTACGTGCTGTACGAGGCGGTCCAGCGGTTCATCACACCGGCCGGCACCGAAGGCGGACTGACGCTGGTCTTCGGCGCGATCGGTCTGGTCGCCAACATGGTGTCGCTGACGCTGCTGATGAGCGGGCAGAAGGAGAGCCTGAACGTGCGCGGGGCGTTCCTGGAGGTGGCCGCCGACACGCTGGGCTCGGTGGCGGTGATCGTCTCGGCACTGGTCGTCGTGGCGACCGGCTGGATGGCCGCCGACCCGATCGCCTCCCTCGTGATCGCCGCGCTGATCGTGCCCCGCACCTTCAAGCTGTTGCGCGAGACCCTGGACGTCCTGCTGGAGGCGGCACCCAAGGGCGTGGACATGACACAGGTCCGGGCGCACATCCTGGGCACGCAAGGCGTCGAGGACGTGCACGATCTGCACGCCTGGACCATCACCTCGGGCATGCCGGTGCTGTCCGCGCACGTGGTCGTCAGCTCCGAGGTGCTCAGCACCATCGGACACGAGAAGATGCTGCACGAACTGCAGAGCTGTCTGGGCGACCACTTCGACGTGGAGCACTGCACCTTCCAGCTGGAACCGCGGGGTCACGCGGAGCATGAGGCGCGGCTCTGCCACTGA
- the idi gene encoding isopentenyl-diphosphate Delta-isomerase has translation MPITPATATHSPSGPAAEAILLELVDEDGVTVGTAEKLAAHQPPGQLHRAFSVFLFDERGRLLIQRRALGKYHSPGVWSNTCCGHPYPGEAPFAAAARRTFEELGLSPSLLAEAGTVRYNHPDPASGLVEQEYNHLFVGMVQAPLRADPAEVASTAFVTPDELARRHAEDTFSAWFMTVLDAARPAVRELTGPSAGW, from the coding sequence ATGCCGATCACACCTGCCACCGCGACGCACAGCCCGTCGGGCCCTGCCGCCGAGGCGATTCTGCTGGAGCTGGTCGACGAAGACGGCGTGACGGTCGGTACCGCGGAGAAGCTGGCCGCCCATCAGCCCCCGGGGCAGTTGCACCGGGCGTTCTCGGTGTTCCTGTTCGACGAGCGGGGGCGGCTGCTGATCCAGCGACGGGCGCTGGGCAAGTACCACTCCCCCGGCGTGTGGTCGAACACGTGCTGCGGGCACCCCTACCCCGGTGAGGCGCCGTTCGCGGCGGCGGCCCGGCGGACCTTCGAGGAGTTGGGGCTGTCGCCGTCGCTGCTCGCCGAGGCGGGCACGGTGCGCTACAACCACCCGGACCCGGCCTCGGGTCTGGTCGAGCAGGAGTACAACCACCTGTTCGTCGGCATGGTGCAGGCGCCGCTGCGGGCGGATCCCGCAGAGGTGGCGTCCACGGCGTTCGTGACCCCGGACGAGCTGGCCCGGCGGCACGCCGAGGACACCTTCTCGGCGTGGTTCATGACCGTGCTGGACGCGGCGCGGCCGGCGGTCCGGGAGCTGACCGGACCGTCGGCGGGCTGGTGA
- a CDS encoding ATP-binding protein encodes MDDQGCGPGPRPQGGERPAEEKSAPPQPAPLPYEGVWRFTAPAVDASVPQARHAVRELLLRQGVPVADEVVQGLLLIVSELVTNAVRHAALLSPMLAVEVAVGAEWVRVSVEDNHPYRPTALEADHGRTGGRGLLLVREITREANGMCDVEHTASGGKVIWAAVPLKPAQG; translated from the coding sequence ATGGACGACCAGGGGTGCGGGCCCGGCCCACGCCCACAGGGCGGGGAGAGACCCGCCGAGGAGAAGAGCGCGCCCCCGCAACCGGCGCCACTGCCCTACGAAGGCGTCTGGCGGTTCACCGCCCCCGCCGTCGACGCCTCGGTCCCGCAGGCGCGCCACGCCGTACGGGAGCTGCTGCTGCGCCAGGGGGTGCCGGTCGCCGACGAGGTGGTGCAGGGACTGCTGCTGATCGTGTCGGAACTGGTCACCAACGCCGTACGGCACGCGGCCCTGCTCTCCCCGATGCTCGCCGTCGAGGTCGCCGTCGGAGCCGAGTGGGTCCGGGTGTCCGTGGAGGACAACCACCCCTACCGCCCGACCGCTCTGGAGGCCGACCACGGCCGCACCGGCGGCCGCGGACTGCTCCTGGTGCGCGAGATCACCCGCGAGGCGAACGGCATGTGCGACGTCGAGCACACCGCGAGCGGCGGCAAGGTGATCTGGGCCGCCGTGCCGCTCAAGCCCGCGCAGGGCTGA
- a CDS encoding HdeD family acid-resistance protein, with amino-acid sequence MAKSTPPRGEAAKLKRGFGRLAALGVILVVAGLFGLVYTGVATLTTMVLFGWLLLIGGAVSLLHAVQARHTSFFWLAVIVAALNIAAGVVVLRTPEAAAEALTMFAALLFLTGGLFRLVGSMVVRGPQFGVTLLQGVLGLLLGILVLATWPGSSQYVIGTFLSLTLLFDGLGLIATGYGGRRIVGMVADPLTGPEDAGPHTKPVQPE; translated from the coding sequence ATGGCCAAATCCACCCCACCGCGTGGCGAGGCGGCCAAGCTGAAGCGCGGCTTCGGCCGGCTCGCCGCGCTCGGCGTGATCCTGGTCGTCGCCGGCCTCTTCGGTCTCGTCTACACCGGCGTCGCGACTCTGACGACGATGGTGCTGTTCGGCTGGCTGCTGCTGATCGGTGGTGCGGTTTCGCTGCTGCACGCGGTCCAGGCCCGGCACACCAGCTTCTTCTGGCTCGCCGTGATCGTCGCGGCGCTGAACATCGCGGCCGGCGTGGTGGTCCTGCGTACACCGGAGGCGGCGGCCGAGGCGCTGACCATGTTCGCCGCGCTGCTGTTCCTCACCGGCGGACTGTTCCGCCTGGTGGGGAGCATGGTGGTCCGCGGGCCGCAGTTCGGCGTGACGCTCCTGCAGGGCGTCCTCGGCCTCCTCCTCGGCATCCTGGTCCTGGCCACCTGGCCGGGCAGCAGTCAGTACGTGATCGGCACCTTCCTCTCGCTCACCCTGCTCTTCGACGGGCTCGGGCTGATCGCCACCGGCTACGGCGGGCGCAGGATCGTGGGCATGGTCGCCGACCCGCTGACGGGCCCGGAGGACGCAGGGCCCCACACCAAACCCGTACAACCCGAATAG
- a CDS encoding enoyl-CoA hydratase/isomerase family protein encodes MEPQLSHSVTDSVATVVIRHPAKRNAMTTAMWRALPPLLDTLAKDAGVRALVLTGEGETFCAGADISTLKGSPQEAQRLAVAAEEALAVFPKPTLAAVRGHCVGGGAQLAAACDLRFAQEGAVFGVTPARLGIVYPASSTRRLVSLVGPATAKYLLFSGELIDTARALCTGLVDEVLPVDGLDRRAAEFTAILASRSQLTQAAAKEFANGRTDRAPHWSGQARDNGDTAEGVAAFLERRPPRFGWTPPGRG; translated from the coding sequence ATGGAGCCGCAGCTGTCACACAGCGTCACCGACTCGGTCGCCACGGTCGTCATTCGCCATCCGGCCAAGCGCAACGCCATGACGACCGCGATGTGGCGCGCGCTGCCGCCGCTGCTCGACACACTGGCAAAGGACGCCGGGGTGCGGGCGCTGGTGCTCACCGGCGAGGGGGAAACCTTCTGCGCCGGGGCCGACATCTCCACGCTCAAGGGGTCGCCTCAGGAGGCACAGAGACTCGCCGTGGCGGCCGAGGAGGCGCTCGCCGTCTTCCCCAAGCCGACGCTCGCGGCGGTCCGGGGCCACTGCGTCGGCGGCGGGGCACAGTTGGCGGCGGCCTGCGATCTGCGGTTCGCGCAGGAGGGGGCGGTCTTCGGGGTGACCCCGGCCCGGCTCGGGATCGTCTACCCGGCCTCGTCCACCCGGCGGCTGGTGTCGCTGGTGGGGCCGGCCACCGCCAAGTACCTGCTGTTCTCCGGTGAGCTGATCGACACCGCGCGGGCGCTGTGTACGGGGCTGGTCGACGAGGTGCTGCCCGTGGACGGGCTGGACCGGCGGGCTGCGGAGTTCACCGCGATCCTGGCCTCGCGTTCGCAGCTGACGCAGGCGGCGGCGAAGGAGTTCGCGAACGGACGCACCGACCGGGCCCCCCACTGGAGCGGTCAGGCGCGCGACAACGGCGACACGGCGGAGGGGGTCGCCGCCTTCCTCGAACGCAGGCCGCCCCGGTTCGGCTGGACCCCGCCGGGGCGCGGGTAG
- a CDS encoding LPFR motif small protein, whose translation MVLRAIADVLRQIGGAVATVVTLPFRALARLFGGASSAGRGRRA comes from the coding sequence ATCGTTTTGCGTGCCATCGCGGATGTTCTGCGTCAGATCGGCGGCGCCGTCGCCACCGTCGTGACCCTGCCGTTCCGGGCACTGGCCCGGCTGTTCGGGGGTGCCTCGTCCGCGGGGCGGGGCCGGCGCGCCTGA
- a CDS encoding Tex family protein translates to MTTPLQGSIEGRIAEELGVQERQVRAAVELLDGGSTVPFIARYRKEATETLDDAQLRTLEERLRYLRELGERRTAILDSVREQGKLTEELEARIRGAETKARLEDIYLPYKPKRRTKAQIAREAGLEPLADGLLGDPGVEPLAEAAAFVDAGKGVADAQAALDGARAILTERFSEDADLIGELRERMWVRGRLAAKVRDGKEEEGAKFSDYFDFAEPFTELPSHRILAMLRGEKEEVLDLVLEPEEAAQVPSSYEGTVAHRFGIADRGRPADKWLLDTVRWAWRTRILVHLGIDLRLRLRTAAEDEAVRVFAANLRDLLLAAPAGTRATLGLDPGFRTGVKIAVVDATGKVVATDVIHPHVPANRWDESIAKLARLAKEHAVELIAIGNGTASRETDRLAGDLITRHPELKLTKVMVSEAGASVYSASAFASQELPDMDVSLRGAVSIARRLQDPLAELVKIDPKSIGVGQYQHDLSEVKLSRSLDAVVEDCVNGVGVDVNTASAPLLARVSGITSGLAENIVSHRDSNGPFGSRGELKKVPRLGPKAYEQCAGFLRIRGGDPLDASSVHPEAYPVVRRMVQKSGEEVASLVGNTGVLRSLRPQDFVDETFGLPTVSDILKELEKPGRDPRPAFRTAAFKEGVEKISDLSSGMILEGVVTNVAAFGAFVDIGVHQDGLVHVSAMSKTFVKDPRDVVKPGDIVKVKVLDIDIPRKRISLTLRLDDEAAEQTEAAPGGRRQRGGGRPPQQRQGQAQGQGRGGGGARQTPAPANSAMADALRRAGLVDPKGKR, encoded by the coding sequence GTGACGACACCCCTCCAAGGGTCCATCGAAGGCAGGATCGCCGAGGAGCTCGGCGTACAGGAGCGGCAGGTCAGGGCCGCCGTGGAACTGCTCGACGGCGGTTCCACGGTGCCCTTCATCGCCCGCTACCGCAAGGAAGCCACCGAGACGCTCGACGATGCGCAGCTGCGTACGCTCGAGGAGCGGCTGCGCTATCTGCGGGAGCTCGGGGAACGTCGTACGGCGATCCTGGACTCGGTGCGCGAGCAGGGCAAGCTCACCGAGGAGCTGGAGGCACGGATCCGGGGCGCGGAGACCAAGGCGCGCCTGGAGGACATCTACCTGCCGTACAAGCCGAAGCGGCGTACCAAGGCGCAGATCGCGCGCGAGGCGGGGCTCGAGCCGCTGGCGGACGGGCTGCTCGGGGATCCGGGCGTCGAGCCCCTCGCCGAGGCCGCCGCGTTCGTGGACGCCGGCAAGGGTGTCGCCGATGCGCAGGCCGCCCTGGACGGCGCGCGGGCCATTCTCACCGAACGGTTCTCGGAGGACGCGGACCTGATCGGCGAGCTGCGGGAGCGCATGTGGGTGCGCGGGCGGCTCGCCGCCAAGGTGCGTGACGGCAAGGAGGAGGAGGGCGCCAAGTTCTCCGACTACTTCGACTTCGCCGAGCCGTTCACCGAGCTGCCTTCGCACCGGATCCTGGCGATGCTGCGCGGCGAGAAGGAGGAGGTCCTGGACCTCGTCCTGGAGCCGGAGGAGGCGGCACAGGTCCCGTCCTCGTACGAGGGCACGGTGGCCCACCGGTTCGGGATCGCCGACCGGGGCCGCCCGGCCGACAAGTGGCTGCTGGACACGGTCCGCTGGGCGTGGCGCACGCGCATCCTGGTACATCTCGGGATCGATCTGCGGCTGAGGCTGCGTACGGCGGCCGAGGACGAGGCGGTGCGGGTGTTCGCGGCGAATCTGCGCGATCTGCTGCTCGCCGCTCCGGCCGGCACCCGCGCGACCCTCGGTCTCGACCCCGGCTTCCGTACGGGGGTGAAGATCGCCGTGGTGGATGCGACGGGCAAGGTCGTCGCCACCGACGTGATCCACCCGCACGTCCCGGCGAACCGGTGGGACGAGTCGATCGCCAAGCTGGCCCGGCTCGCGAAGGAGCACGCCGTCGAACTGATCGCGATCGGCAACGGTACGGCGTCCCGCGAGACCGACAGGCTGGCCGGCGATCTCATCACCCGTCACCCCGAGCTGAAGCTGACGAAGGTGATGGTGTCCGAGGCGGGCGCCTCGGTGTACTCGGCGTCCGCGTTCGCCTCGCAGGAGCTGCCCGACATGGACGTTTCGCTGCGCGGGGCGGTGTCGATCGCGCGTCGGCTCCAGGACCCGCTGGCGGAGCTGGTGAAGATCGACCCGAAGTCGATCGGCGTCGGCCAGTACCAGCACGACCTGTCCGAGGTGAAGCTGTCGCGCTCGCTGGACGCGGTGGTGGAGGACTGTGTGAACGGCGTGGGGGTGGACGTCAACACGGCGTCCGCGCCACTGCTCGCCCGGGTCTCCGGCATCACCTCCGGGCTCGCCGAGAACATCGTGTCCCACCGGGACAGCAACGGGCCGTTCGGGTCCCGCGGTGAGCTGAAGAAGGTGCCGAGGCTCGGCCCCAAGGCGTACGAGCAGTGTGCGGGCTTCCTGCGGATCCGCGGCGGTGACCCGCTGGACGCCTCCAGCGTGCACCCGGAGGCCTATCCGGTAGTCCGGCGCATGGTGCAGAAGTCCGGCGAGGAGGTCGCCTCCCTGGTCGGCAACACGGGGGTGCTGCGCTCGCTGAGGCCGCAGGACTTCGTGGACGAGACGTTCGGTCTGCCGACCGTCTCGGACATCCTCAAGGAACTGGAGAAGCCGGGGCGCGATCCGCGGCCGGCCTTCAGAACCGCCGCCTTCAAGGAGGGCGTGGAGAAGATCTCCGACCTCTCCTCCGGGATGATCCTGGAGGGTGTGGTGACGAACGTGGCGGCCTTCGGCGCGTTCGTCGACATCGGCGTCCACCAGGACGGCCTGGTGCATGTCTCCGCCATGTCGAAGACGTTCGTCAAAGACCCGCGGGACGTGGTGAAGCCGGGCGACATCGTCAAGGTGAAGGTGCTCGACATCGACATTCCGCGCAAGCGGATCTCGCTGACCCTGCGGCTCGACGACGAGGCGGCGGAGCAGACCGAGGCGGCTCCCGGCGGGCGTCGGCAGCGTGGCGGCGGGCGCCCGCCGCAGCAGCGCCAGGGGCAGGCCCAGGGTCAGGGCCGTGGTGGGGGCGGCGCGCGTCAGACCCCCGCACCGGCGAACAGCGCGATGGCCGACGCCCTGCGCCGGGCGGGGCTGGTCGACCCGAAGGGCAAGCGCTAG